GGGCAGAAGCGCGTCCAGATCGTCATCCACCTCGCAATGCAGATATTCCAGTCCGTCGCTGTGACCGGGGCGCTCGCACACTCCGGCGAGTTCCAGTTCCTCGTCAGCTCTGGCCAGATTGACCAGCGTGGCTCCCATGCGGCCCTTGGCTCCCAGAATCACTACCTTTGTCGCCATTATCTCTCTCCTTGAAATTTCCAGTACACTACTCGCCTTGCCGAACCATGTCCATGAAGGCATCAAAACCGATGACCGTGAGGCCGAGTTTCTCGGCCTTGGCGATCTTTGACCCGGCGTTTTCCCCGGCAACCACGTAATCCACCTTTTTGGAGATGGACTTCACGGCGGTTCCGCCACGTTCTTCCACCAGCTTGTGCGCGTCGGAGCGTGACATGTCCGGCAGGGTTCCCGTAAAGATGAACACCTTGCCCGACAACGGGGATTCCGCGGATGGCGCAGGCTCCTCGGCTCCGCCAACAGGCCAGAACCCGGCCTCGCGAAACCGTGCCAGCAGTTCCTGCGTTTCCGGCATTCCGAAAAATCCGTGGATGGACTCGGCCACGATCGGACCGACATCGTCCAGATCCTGCAATTCCTCGCGCGTGGCCATGCCCAGCGCATCCAGATCAACATAGGCAGAAGCAAGAATCCGGGCTGTCTGCTCGCCCACATGTCGAATGCCCAGCCCGGCAATGAGTCGCCAGAACGGGGCCGTTTCCCGGGCACGTTCCACCGAGGCGATGAATTTCTCGGCCGACTTGTCGCCCATGCGCTCGTATTTGAGCAGATCGGCCTTGGTCAGGGTGAACAGATCAGCCGGCGTATTGAGCACGCCGTTTTCAGCGAGCTTCTTCACCCATGTCCGGCCCACGCCTTCCATGTCGAGACCGGCCTTGGACACGAAATGGATGATGCGCTGCACGGTCTTGGCCGGACAGGCCGAATTCGTACATCGCACGGCCTCGCCGTCCTCGCGCGCCTCGCTCCCGCACACCGGGCAGGAATCCGGAAAGGCGAACTCCACGGAATGCTCCAGCCGCTTTTCCAAATCCACGGACAGAACCTGCGGAATCACGTCGCCTGCCCGCTGAATGAGCACGGTATCCCCC
Above is a window of Pseudodesulfovibrio tunisiensis DNA encoding:
- the ligA gene encoding NAD-dependent DNA ligase LigA, which produces MAGTPLAYWADPKMDGLALEVIYENGAFVRAATRGDGSVGEDVTANMRTVMNLPLRLRGNDVPSLLEVRGEVVMKNREFQELNRRQEEAGEKVFANPRNAAAGSIRQLDPKVAASRPLRFMAYGVGRVQWASPLMAWTTQHEIMERLGGMGFEIPPQTRLCASRKEVAEHYRLLMETRDSLPFEIDGVVAKVDSLEMQRALGFTSRAPRWALALKFPARQEYTVLEEIRIQVGRTGVLTPVAELRPVRLAGVEVSRATLHNKGYIAEHDFREGDTVLIQRAGDVIPQVLSVDLEKRLEHSVEFAFPDSCPVCGSEAREDGEAVRCTNSACPAKTVQRIIHFVSKAGLDMEGVGRTWVKKLAENGVLNTPADLFTLTKADLLKYERMGDKSAEKFIASVERARETAPFWRLIAGLGIRHVGEQTARILASAYVDLDALGMATREELQDLDDVGPIVAESIHGFFGMPETQELLARFREAGFWPVGGAEEPAPSAESPLSGKVFIFTGTLPDMSRSDAHKLVEERGGTAVKSISKKVDYVVAGENAGSKIAKAEKLGLTVIGFDAFMDMVRQGE